The Panicum virgatum strain AP13 chromosome 3N, P.virgatum_v5, whole genome shotgun sequence genome includes the window ATTTTCCAGTGAAAAATGGAGCTAAAAATCAGCGTAAGTACATGCCATAATATATAAACATCAGAGGAATGAAAAGCAATGCACAGCACTGAGCCACTGACAGAAACAATACAGATTAAAACAAGGGAGAGGACACTATTAAATCATGAGTCATGACCTAGAGAACTTGTGCACAAGCATGAAACGGTTTTTTTAGTACAGTATTTGGATGGTATTTTTTACAATATCATTGGAAAGACCTGTAACATAATGGTATGAAGGCAATTTTTCCTTTTGTAAAACGCATTAACTGAAATGCTAAGTTCATCCTATTATACTTCATTAAGCCTTCTACGATGACATCCAATGTTTCTCTACATGGACACATTGGCCATCCACATTGGCTTTGTTTAAATTGTTTTCCTTCATAGTTCATACCATTGCTGGTCCATTAACCATCCCAGCCAAAACTATGCCTGTCAAAGTTACATATTACATCCTTTACTGGCAGCTACTTGAACATAAGCATACAAGTCACAAACGACCTGTGCTAGGAGCTACCAAGTGAAGAACCGAAGTACAGTTATGGTGAAACCATGCACAACATTGATGAGAGAATAGAGATCTATTGTAAGGTTGGTGCAGCATGACGAGCAGATATAGATCTGCGTGCACACAACCTCTATTGTTCTAACTGCCACAAAAGATACAATGTGTATTCTGcattctttgtgggacaaattttgaaccatagaattgcatttattttgagacggagggagtagctatAAGGACCTCGGACAAGCTAGCATGAAAAGGAACACAATTGGGCAGATCCATAATCATCAACACATATCTACGGGGCTGGTAGCTATGCTCCAAGCGGCAAACAATCACCAGCGGGCAGTAATCCGACAAAATATGGCAATCCGCACATCGTCGATGCATGATTGGAGGGGAGATGCTTACTCGGGAAGGAGGCGAAACGCGAGCAGCACGTCGGAGGCAACGAGCGCCTGGGCTGCCTTGGGAAGGTCCGCGTATCCGAGTCGCAGGAGCGCGGCCAGCTCGCCGCAGGCCGTGGGATAGTCCCAGGGCcgcgacagcgccgccgcgatCCCCATCTCCCCGTACCTCTCCGCCGCACCCGTCTCCTGTCgccgcggctgccgccgcctcacCGGCATCGCTGCCGGCGGAGACTGAATCGCGAGGTTCGGAATCGTCCCTCGCCTCGTGGATCCGCGACGAGCCCCGCCCCCAATCTCAATTCCCCGCGGCCCACCGCCACCGTGGGGCCCCCGCCACCGTCGTCGCGTCCCACCGCCTGTCACCACGGCCGCCAGCGTCACGGGTTGGGCTCGCTTGCTACGACTGTGTGGAATGTGGTTCGGTGGGTACTGGGCCGTTGAATTAGATGCATGATTGGGCTGAATGGTTGTTGTATGCCCAGCCCATTAGTCAGTTTGTAGCGGCCCATATTTCTTCTGTAGctgtattcttttttttttggaatatgCACGGTCCATCAACACATAAAGTCATGGACCTGTAGTATCTTGCTGGTGGAATCTAAGTTAACTTTTTGCACTCTTAAACCGAATGATCCATGGCTATGTTTGAATTCTAGGGGTTATTTCTAGCCCattctttttagttcaaaatagcTTAAAATTCGCAAATATGAGGACTAGTTCTTGACTATTTACAAATAGTCTACCCTAAAAATTATCACATCCAATGGGTGATTATTTGAACTATTTTGGATGAGATCCACGGCAGCAAGAGAGGTAATTGGGCTCCATTGATTAGAAAAAGATGCTTTAAAGATCAAATagctcttggatccaaacataTAAAGGGTTATTTCATTGAAGGGCTATTTGCTTGAGCTAAATAGATCTAGCTCAAATAGTCAAGAGTTAGTTCTCCAAACACGCTCCATAACTTGCACTTTTCATTTTTTGGCTTCATGAACCCTAAAATGGATATTTTTCCCCTAAATGTTTCACAGCTCTGTCTTACAAGGCTCTGACCCGTCTCACATTTCTGAATCATCTCAACACTACACCGACATCAGCATTACTTTCAACTAGTGCACGTGAGTATATGTAACTGCAGGGCGAgcactgcatttttttttcttcactaCGGGAAACtttcactttgccgtgtgcctagctCTTTACCCTGAGCAACATcatgggcacacggcaaacccaaTATATACCGAGTGCTGGCCACAAAAACTGACGGCAAAAATTAAGCACACGGTAAATTAAATTTTTGCCGAGTGCGaccaaaaaacacacggcaaattgagttattgccgagtgcctagctgttggcacacggcaaagataaaTTTTGTCGTGAGCCTAGCtgttggcacacgacaaagatcAATTTTGCCTAGTGTCTTTATATGGCACACGACAAATCTgatatttttttctcctttgcCTCCTAAactttttcttctctcctcaTACTATATTTGGTACCCTGTGTTACAATATCATACATTTGTAGGTCTTTTTGCTATATTTCGTTAATATATTTCCCTTACATGAATATTTTAGAATAAATCCAATTTGCATTGCAAGTGCTTCGGATACTAGAATTTCATAAAAGGAAAAATGATATTCTTGTTGTTGAGTCCATTTTGAGGCCGTGTACATAAAATGAAAGGGAATTTTCAACATCTCTAACACGAAACATGAGCACCAATGTGTCGCCGAATTATAGTTAAATTATATAATAACCAAACAAAGTctgaaaatcatgaaatttgtcGTGACATCAAGATATCATATGTGGAGGttgtgaaaaaaaatgagaatgTTTCGCACAAGTTATCACATACACTGCTTACAGAACGAAGAATCTCCGAAGAAGTTTCATAGAGTTAAAAAAGAACTGTTTCAGGCGAGGACGGggccgccgacggcggcgcatcCCTGCGCAGGCGGGAGGGGCGACAACGGCGCATCCCGGCCCGAgcgcgagcggcgccggcggcgcatcGTGATTTTCGGGTGAATATTTGTTCGTCACGATTTCAATGTGGATTCATGAAATTGTTTGAGGGCTTTTGTTGCTAGGATTCTTGTGTGTATCTTTGATTCAATCCCCCCTCGAATCTCTCCTGAATCTGCTCGAATTTTGAGTTTTCCCCAAATCGCGTTCATGGAAGAGACGCTCGAATTTTCATTCGATTCACAGTGGTTTCTTGATTGTTTTGCGATCTTTTTCATGGATCTATTAGACCTTGTGACCTTTCATCTATGGCTCAAATCTCGTTTGAATCGGTGGAGTATTGAGAGAGTATTTTTCGTTCGAATGTTTGGTGTTTGCTTGTCTTCGTTCGTTTAATTTTTCTGTTCGTGTGCTTAAAGGGTACACCGCGGTGGCGACGACGGCCTGACGTGAGGCGGAGCAAGCAACGTGAGCAGGGCGCGGCGTTTCGAGTGGCGACTACTGCTCCGTCGTCAGCGGCCTCGTCTGCTCCGTCTTCAGCGGCGACTGCTGCTCCGTCTTCAGCGGCCTCGTCTACGAGCTCGTCTACGGCCTCGACTACTGCTGCCATGCCACACAACACACATCACCCTGACACCCATGAATCATCAATCCATGCCTCCATGCAAGTGATGATTGCTCTCGCAGGTCCAATCAGGTTCGTCGTGAAGGCATGGataagcggcggcggccggacgaGCAGCGACGGCCTGGCGAGAGGCGGCAGCGGGGCTAGCTCGGACGGACGGCCGGCGTGGCCTGGCCTGGACGGCAGGGCtggatttctttttttatttgttattatttttttgccgagtgtcagaaaatgcacacggcaaaggacctCTTTGCCGGCAGTTGTATATCGTGTGCGCCGTGTgttacacacggcaaagtctttgccgtgAGTTTTTCGACCTTTACATTGTgcttttggcacacggcaaactagacGACTCCGGTAGTGCTTTTCCATTCGCATATTCGAGGAGTACGCGCGAGCACTGACAGATCGCGGAGGCCACGGCAAGCGCGTGAGCTaatgcggcggccgcggccttgCCTGATCCCGGCAAGCGGAACACGCGTGCCGTGTGCCCCGCCCGTGCGTGCGTCCTTACTCCCCCGCACGTGAAATCTCCGCGCGCGGCGAGCCTATCCAGCATCCCACCCCGGCCCGGGCGCGCGTTCTGGCCATTTGGCAGGCGGTAGGGGCTTATCCGATCGTCATCGGCGGACGcagccgtcgcgccgccgctgttTCGCTCCAGTCTGCCGGTCGAATGAGCCGGCGGCGCCTGCTGAAATCGAGCGTCCGGCGCGGACGCGGCAGGGCCCGTCCGGCCCGGCCGGGCCAGCCTCATCATCTCATCAAGGACGCGCCGCTGAGCAAGAGAGAGCAGCAAGTGAGCAAACCACTGGAGAGTGGCCGGAGAAACTGCTGCCTCAAACGGATGAGCTCGGCCGGTCACCGGCGTTCGTTCGCTGCAGTCGGGCTGGCAGCGGACGCGACAGGCTCTCCCAGCCACTCTACGCACGCAATCCCAGCGATGGGGAAAGGATCGGGCCGCGGGCGGAAAATGTCCGCATGGAAGGCTCGTAAACTCCCGAGTCAGCTGACGCGAACGCCTCGGCGAGGAAACTCATGGTTCACGAGTCATGACCCAGCCAGCCACCAGCAGCATTCAAGGCGCACGGAAGCGCATGCCGTGCTCTTCTGATGAAGAAACCAAAGAGATGACATGTCCAAGTGACCGAGTGCCTCCTCCCTCGGGGCCGAGCCGACCGACAGTGCACAGTGGCCGCGTGATGCATGCAGCGGTGTACGTGTGCGTGTCCGGTGCCGCGCAGCTGCGGACCCGACCACGCAGCGGCGTACAGCGCATGCAGTTGCAGCTCGACCTCCGCCCTACCAGTCGCGGCTCTCACCCAGAATTGGCGTGGCGAACCCCCCGCGAGTCGGCCGCAAAAGCTTTAAAGaaaccgagagagagagggggggggggggtggggcaGGCGCGCGCCCACGTCCGGCGCCGGGCTGAGAAAACAAACTTCCGTACGAGACCAGGCGGGGCCGCGACGTGTCGGGCAACATgcagcggcggcctccgcggcgCTCCACGTAGCCGCCGAGCGCGCCCACGtacccccgccccgccccgcgcggCCACGCAGGCCCCGATAGCTCGGCAGCCAACGGAGCCCGCAATACCGCCCATGCCCCGTGCCATGCTGTCCGTCCCGGGCTCCCCCAGCAAcccagcggcgcggcggccgcgcgtggAGACACCGCCCGCCTCCGCTCGCGCGCGACGCGACCTATAAAACCCCGCATCACCCGAACCACGCCTGTTACCTCAAGGCGCAGCCGCggcggctctctctctctctctctctctctctctctctctctctctctctctctctctctctctctccagtccGGCAGCAGGAAATAAAGAGTTGGCTGAAAGAGCGCGATCGGCAGGCAGTGATGGTGAGCCGTGAGCACAGCCACAGCTACGAGGACCTCGTGCTCGACCCGGCGGCGCTGGAGATCATCCCGCCGCAGCTCCTCGCCGCGCTGGGGGAGTACCtctccgccggccgcggcggggacggggacgccgccgaggccgaggcggaggcggaggcggaggcggacgaCGAGTTCATGATGTACGAGTTCAAGGTgcggcggtgcgcgcgcgcgcggagccACGACTGGACGGCGTGCCCCTACGCGCACCCGGGcgaggccgcgcgccgccgggacCCGCGCCGCGTCGCCTACGCGGGGGAGCCCTGCCCGGACTTCCGGCGCCGCCCGGGCGCCGCGTGCCCGCGCGGGAGCGCCTGCCCCTTCGCGCACGGCACCTTCGAGCTGTGGCTCCACCCGTCCCGGTACCGCACCCGCCCCTGCCGCGCGGGCGCCGCCTGCAGGCGCCGCGTCTGCTTCTTCGCGCACGCCGcggccgagctccgcgccgcgcccAAGGACGACTCGCTCTCGCTCTCGCCCAAGTCGACGCTGGCGTCGCTCTGGGAGTCGCCGCCGGTGTCGCCCGTCGAGGGGCGGATGAGGTGGCTCGACGCCATCGACGAGCCGTCCGACGCGGACGCCGAGGTGGAGGAGCTCATGCTCGCAATGCGGGAGCTCAGCTTCAGGAAGGCCgcggcgtcgtcggcgccggTGCTGCCCCCCGTCATGGAGGAGGACGGGCCGGACTTGGGGTGGGTGTCGGAGCTGGTGATGTGAGCATGCATGCCGGCGCCCCTCCCGGCCCAAGGCCGAcgccatctccgccgccgcgccattcgGAACAGCTTCATTATTAAGCAATACTATTGTTAATTCTAGCATTTTCTCGAATTGCATCATTCTTCTGTGGATAAACAAAAACATGGTGCAAGTATCCATACATCGATCTTGTAGGCGGGGAGTGTGTTCCCCTCTTCTTTTTGTCGGAGATCTTGGGCGTAGCGTGCGTGCCATGCCGCGCCGCGCATGGTTTCTCCGATTACCAAATGTATGTAGTAGATACTACCAAGTACGAAGTGTAATTGGCTAAGATCCCAAGCTGTTTTCGTGATGTATATAGTAGTATCTTCTTTGTACGTGCTCggcatgcccccccccccccccccctggaaACCGAAGGTGATTCCCAACATTGTGACGTGCCATTGCGTCTGTCGAACTGATTCGCCAGTGTCACCATCAGCGAGGGAAGACAGAGTACGAGAAACATTTCCCCTGGCCCTGGGTTGAGTAAAGGGGAGGGCATATCGACTATCGAGAGAGAagccccttttttttttgacaaggaGAGAGAAGCCCTTTGGTCCCGGGCAGGTTCGCACCTTGCAGTAGGCGGCACACAGCATAAGACCATCATGCCGTCAGCAAAAGCACCGGAGCACTgactcctctctccctctgctaaaaacaaagaaaagaactgCAAGCGTCAATTCACTACAATTTGGCCATCTAGCTTGTTCCGTTGCTTCTGCTCCTTGGGTTTGTATACACATACACAGTCACCTGCACAATCCAACGGCACGGGCACAGGTTTCTTCCAGGACCACGGAGGACAAATCGGAAGCCAATCCTCTTGAGGAGGCGGAGGGCCACGAAAGCGAGGCGCCGTCGGATTACAGCAAAAACACCGGGCGCGCGCTTTGACTCCTCGCCGGGTCGGTAGCGCAACTTGCGTTGCCGCGCCCGCCTGGAGCCCAGCCAGCTTTCCTTCTTCACACCGGGTTCCTCGCCCCCACGACGCGACCACGGTTTCGCTTTACGTGCTGCCGCTGGTGCGGTGGCGCTCAGGTGGCGGGCTCCCGTTGTTCGGCTGCCAAGTTGAGCTGCAACTTtgcgtttctttttctttttttcttctcggTTTGCTTTCGCTTTCCCCGGTACCGACGCGGCTCGACAGTACTTGGTGGTTGGTGCTTGGTAGGACGAAAGGTTACCTGGGTGACATGCGAGGATCTGAAACTTCTGAAAAGATGCGAGGATCTGTGGGTGAGATGTTTCAGTATCTgttttttatatataaataaatataaaacaGTGACCGGTTTATAATTTGACAAGCAAAGGCAGCCTAGAACAGTGCGGGATTCAGATCAAGACTAATCTCGACAAGCAGGTCAGAACACCGAACTGAAATGGACACCTAAAGGCCGCGTAACAAACAGAACTTACCCAACAAATTTTGACTCACCACAACTAACACCCAAAGTTCAGTTCGAGTAGCAGGAGGATATATAGATTTATCCATTCATGATGCAGAAGAATAACAGATCTTCTCACTGACATTGACCCTTCTTGACATGAAAATGAAAACATGTCAATTTCAAGATGTGGTTCAGTTCTGTTAATCATAATGCAAACAAAATTTGATGGCTGCTGTAGATGAAGTGTTATCCTCACCTCTAGATGAATGGTGTGCTAGTGTAGGCAATTGCAGTAGGAAAAGATGCAAAGAGTTAAAAAGAACTTTCAAGCAATTCGTGGACCAAGAAAATACCATGTAAAAGTTCATGAAGAATTACTGCAAATAAATATTATGAGCTTTAAAACCAACCTCTCCAATTTTCCATCAGCAGCTGCTGCCAGCCTGCAAGTGTACAGTTTCTTGAGTAGCATTCCTGCAGAGTCCCACCATGCAAAAAGATAACTAGCAATTCTTTGTTACCAACCTCTAAGGAACATAATAGTCATGATCTGACGGATTACTGCTACACAAAGATTGTAGAAAAATACAACCAAGCACCACAATATCTTTGGTAAATGCCAGGGCCGTGCCGGTATAAAATGGGGCCCTGTGCAAAATTCTAAAGTGAGGCCTACTAGACTAGTGAAATAGAACAatcaaatattaaatataatataGTTATATTTAATACATTATATAGGAATGAAATATGTTAAGAATTGTACCTATTTAATCTTTGTTGCATAATATTTACTTAAATAACTTTATTCTTGTCATGTTCCTTTAAACAAAATATTCAATGAAACATAAACAATCTATTCCATCTTTCAAGTGCTATCGTGACCAAATCATTAAGTGCGATTTGTCGGAGTCATATTTTCTAGATCCATTTGCAGAAGATATGACTTCAAGAGATCTTTATATCACAAAAGATGAATGAGTGAGCGCAAGTCGTGATTACGTAAAGATGAATCGGCAGCTGCCAAGACTCCAGAGCAACTGGGTAAGCAAACTAGCAGGCCTTTTTTACGTAAAGATGAATCGGCAGCTGCAAAGACTCCAGAGCAACTGCGCGAGCTAGCAGGTCTTTTGGCCAGGGGCATGTGTCCAGCATTTGTCAGTTACATTTAGAGGTGAAGAGCCTTAAAATTTGGCTTAGATAATCTAAGGGCCggactttaatattttataattttcaaCTTCAAAACTATAAGGATCAAATTGGATTGTGAAGAGACTACCATTGTCATGATCCATTATCACCCCTAGTTATATTTGGGCCTGCCGATTAGGAACAAAGGAGCTAGTTAATAATTATTGGAttaataaatttgatcatgatgtgctatgtaaaaaaaaaattggaggcCCCCCAAAAAATGGGGGCCCTGAGCGGCCGCACCGGTGGCACGCCCTCCGGCCCGGGCCTGGTAAATGCAACTGGAAGCTTATCTAGGATTTTATTTGTCTCTATGCTAAAAAGATGAAGTTACCTAATTGTTCCAGCAAATATGAAAGTTTATGATATACAACTATTTTAAAGTCTGTATCAATGCACGCTGAACTTGGAAAATTTCACAATGGCATACCTAACAAAAATGCagatgacaaggtggctggtgGCCACTGAATTTACCAATGAGGTATTATCAATTTTAATATCATATCCACCTCTATAGCTCGACTACTACTGCACTGCACCATCAAAGGTGGAAGCATCAGTTTGCCTCAATCTGCCTGCACCTGCAAGGAAATAAGCAATAACAACAATTCACAAATGCAATAACTAAAACCATTAAGCTAGGAGAATATTACATGGAATGAATAACTAGTATTTGCTTAATTAAAAACTTGCACTCTTATGCCATCCACATATGGAGAGCTGGAGCTTCCATGTCTTAGGTCTACTCAAATTCTCACAACACTGGTTATCAAAttgaaatatataaaaaaattaataaaacgaTGCAAAAAATCTCAAAACAAAAAAAGCAACTTTCTACAGTCTGCCTGGCAAAACTTGTTAGCACGAGCAGAAGTCATACCCTCAAAGAACATATTTCATGCTGTTATTGCCTATCAAAAAACTAATATAAGCAAGGAAATACATAAACCACGCACTTTGTACATCGACAAGCGAACCTACCAATCAAATTTTTTAATTCAGATTCATGTGAATCTGCATCATGCTTCATATACCTAGTCAAGGAAACAAAAGTTGCACCTTCAATATTCTCAAGTTGAGATGAACTTTTCTTAAAGCAAAAACACGTGCAGCAGCAGGAAATGCTCTCCTTTACCTTGTTCATTGAACAAGGCAGATATGCATGTGTATAACACTAACCTGCTCAGCCTTACTGCAATGAAATTGGCAGCCGAGTGCCATCTGGCTCCTGTCATTACTGGTCATCACCGCCTATAAGGCACGGCACAAAGCCATGAGACTGCCTTCAAAACCTTCCCTCAGCTGCACAACCAGTGTCCATGTTGATCCAGCCACCTCCATTCCAGATGTAGCCATGGTAGCAGATGGCTTCAAGTCCATTCCACCACTGTTGCTCAATACCTCACTGGACTGCCCCTTCCTCTTCCTGACTTCATAGCTCCTCAGTAAACTTGACCCCTTCCTCTATCAGTACCGTACAGTGTTGATGAAAAGCATCAGAACGAATAAGATCGTATGCTTCTACACCAACCAAAATAATTGGGCATTACCATGTTGAGTATGTAAAGTTATTATCAACAGGAAGAAATGATGGACAGATGATCCTAAACAATGGGTGAAAATGGCATAAGAGCATGCACTAAAAAAAAGGCTAACAGCTATGTACCAAATTTCTCCATACAAGCATGCCTGATTCTAAATTAAATTCTAACAAATCCAGCCTCCTATTAACATCATGACATACATTTCCTGTGGACAAGCACAAATTTTCTACTGTACCAACCCATCATATAAGTCAAGTTTGTGTGATCATTTAGGATATCACATAGCAAAATCCTCTTTGATATAAGGGATAATGTGAAGAAACATTTATATACAGATTGAAATAAAAGGGAAACAAAAACATACGCAAAGAGATTAGGCAACCTGAATGTGAGGGGATAGTGTGAAGAAGACCTGTTGGTGGTGGAATAATTTATCACCAAAAATCACCACATGAACAATTTCCATTCCTAAAGTGATGGAATCGATTCCCATCCCTAATGTCAATTTCTCTCTTGGTAACATGGGAAACAGATTTGACGAAAGCATGACAGTCACCACATATTCTAAGGTTCTTCATTATCTGGATGGGCATGCCCTTGGGTGTAACAAGAAGGCCATAAGCAACAGCAAGCTTTTCACTGTGGTACAGAAGTGAGCTCTCCTTCTGCTCTTCATCTATGTCATGGAGAACAAATTCTGTGTCAGGCACATATCCTGTAGCCTTTAACAAAGTGTACAACTCCCAGAGGGTAGCATGTATTTCTTGAATTTGTTCATGTTCCTCATCTCCAGTGACAAATGAGTGCATTCTGTTCTTTATCTGCATCCAGCTACAACCAGGTTCCTTGTTCACACCTTGTTCTTTCATAAGTTTTCGCACCTTCGCAACTTCATCCCACATCCCCTGGGAGGAGTATATATTTGACAACATTACATAATTGCCAGCGTTAAATGGCTCAATAGAGAAAAGTTCCTCAGCTGCCCTTCTCCCAATTTCTACGTTCTTGTGAATCTTGCATGCCCCAAGAAGAGCACTCCAGATCACTGCATCTGGTTCAATAGGCATATCATAAATAAACTGTAAAGCTCCTTGCACATCACCAGCCCGCCCAAGAAGGTCCACCATGCAAGCATAGTGCTCCAGCAGAGGAGTTAGTCCATAATCACTGCTCATGGATTTGAAAAACTGACGCCCTTCATCTACCAAACCAGAATGGCTACATGCATGTAAAAGCCCCACGAAAGTGACCTCATTTGGCAACACTCCTGCAGATTCCATTTGTTGATACATTCTGATGGCTTCTCTTCCAAAGCCATGTTGAGCATAGCCTGTAATAATAATATTCCATGTAAAAATGTCTTGTTCCTCCATTGAATAAAAAACCTTAAGGGAATCTGTAGAACCACACTTGAAATACATCGAAATGAGAGCATTAGCCACTATAAGTCCTGAATCCATACCAAGTTTGACAGCAATGTTGTGAATTTGCTGTCCGAGTTTGGAAGCACCAAGATTTCCGCCAACACCAAGAAGTATCGTTAATATTGGTGAATTGGGTAACTCATGCACCTGAAGCATACTTCTGAACATCTCTACTGCCTCATTCCCCTGGTCAGCTTGTGCGTATGCAGATATTATAGTAGTCCAAGAAACAACATCTCGACTGGGCATATTGTTAAATGTATCTCTTGCTTGTTCCAACATATTGTTCTGCACAAGTGCAGTAATTAAAGAATTATATGACACTGTATCTCTAACTGTCATACGATCAAAGATTTGTCTCACAAAACCTATGTTTCTGCACTTGGCATACATAGTAATCAGCGCATTACATACATAGCTATTGTACTGACAGCCGGCCTTTACTGCAAGCGAATGCACCTGCTTTCCTGTCTCAAGAGCTTCAATATTCGAACAAGCAAATAAGCTACTGGTCAAACTAGACAGGCTAGGTAACATGCCATTCCGGTGGAGAGACTGGAGCAAAACCAAAGCTTGTTCACTCCTCCCATTTTGTGCATATCCAGCAATCATGCCAGCCCAAGATATTGTGTTCCGAAAGGACATCCTGTTAAAAAGCTCTTCTGCCTCATCAACCATTTCATTCTGCATGTACCCAGTAATCATGGCATTCCAGGATACAATATTAGGCTCGGGAATCTGATCAAATAAAATCCTTGCATCGTAAATCCTTCCAAACCGAGCAAGGCCTGTGAGCATTGCAGTTCGACTAGGAACAGACTTAATAGGGTCTCTTTGGTAGATAGCAACAGCATCATCTATTCTCCCACCCTGAGATAGTGCAGCAATCATGGTTGACCATGTGTACTCATTCCTCTCTGTCATACCTTCAAAGAATTTTACTGCAGTGTCGAGCATACTCACACCTCTAGTGTATACATTAAGTATGGCAGTGCCGATCACCACATCCCTCTCAAAGCCAGCCTTATGAACAAGAGCGTGGATACTCTCTAGAATGTTGAGATTACCAAGATTACTTATAGCTGAAAGCACAGAGACAAGGTTTGGTTGCTCTGATGACATTCCTTCATGGTGCATCATGCGAAATATGTCCCAAGCCTTACCATGCTGCTCAATCAGAACATACCCAGAAATCATCACCGTCCAAGAAACCATGTTGCGTTCTGGCATCTGttcaaatagtttccttgcatCCATCATCTGTCGGCTATGGCAGTACCCAGTAAGCATCGTGTTCCAGGAAGATACATCCCTGCTCGGCATTGCGTCGAACAGGCTGCGCGCAAGGGCGATGTCCCCGTTCTGGACATAGCAGGTGACCATGGCATTCCACGCCACGGTGTTCCGCAGGGGCATTTCATCAAACACTCTGCGAGCATCGCGCAcacggccggcgcgcgcgtagCCCGACAGCAGGATGGTACCCGTGCGCAGGTTCCCGCCGGAGATCGTGTCGGCGAGCGACCTCGCCGCGTCGGGCATCCCGTTGTTGCAATAGGCGAATATCATGGAGTTCCAGGCA containing:
- the LOC120664863 gene encoding zinc finger CCCH domain-containing protein 37-like; amino-acid sequence: MVSREHSHSYEDLVLDPAALEIIPPQLLAALGEYLSAGRGGDGDAAEAEAEAEAEADDEFMMYEFKVRRCARARSHDWTACPYAHPGEAARRRDPRRVAYAGEPCPDFRRRPGAACPRGSACPFAHGTFELWLHPSRYRTRPCRAGAACRRRVCFFAHAAAELRAAPKDDSLSLSPKSTLASLWESPPVSPVEGRMRWLDAIDEPSDADAEVEELMLAMRELSFRKAAASSAPVLPPVMEEDGPDLGWVSELVM
- the LOC120664861 gene encoding pentatricopeptide repeat-containing protein At5g66520-like isoform X2; the protein is MVFLPIKWSKPPMPHHQHLRRFLSSVTARAAAAIPARRVPRSSGTSAQSARIRELGRLGRLCEAREVFDAMPFRDIIAWNSMIFAYCNNGMPDAARSLADTISGGNLRTGTILLSGYARAGRVRDARRVFDEMPLRNTVAWNAMVTCYVQNGDIALARSLFDAMPSRDVSSWNTMLTGYCHSRQMMDARKLFEQMPERNMVSWTVMISGYVLIEQHGKAWDIFRMMHHEGMSSEQPNLVSVLSAISNLGNLNILESIHALVHKAGFERDVVIGTAILNVYTRGVSMLDTAVKFFEGMTERNEYTWSTMIAALSQGGRIDDAVAIYQRDPIKSVPSRTAMLTGLARFGRIYDARILFDQIPEPNIVSWNAMITGYMQNEMVDEAEELFNRMSFRNTISWAGMIAGYAQNGRSEQALVLLQSLHRNGMLPSLSSLTSSLFACSNIEALETGKQVHSLAVKAGCQYNSYVCNALITMYAKCRNIGFVRQIFDRMTVRDTVSYNSLITALVQNNMLEQARDTFNNMPSRDVVSWTTIISAYAQADQGNEAVEMFRSMLQVHELPNSPILTILLGVGGNLGASKLGQQIHNIAVKLGYAQHGFGREAIRMYQQMESAGVLPNEVTFVGLLHACSHSGLVDEGRQFFKSMSSDYGLTPLLEHYACMVDLLGRAGDVQGALQFIYDMPIEPDAVIWSALLGACKIHKNVEIGRRAAEELFSIEPFNAGNYVMLSNIYSSQGMWDEVAKVRKLMKEQGVNKEPGCSWMQIKNRMHSFVTGDEEHEQIQEIHATLWELYTLLKATGYVPDTEFVLHDIDEEQKESSLLYHSEKLAVAYGLLVTPKGMPIQIMKNLRICGDCHAFVKSVSHVTKREIDIRDGNRFHHFRNGNCSCGDFW
- the LOC120664861 gene encoding pentatricopeptide repeat-containing protein At5g66520-like isoform X1; translated protein: MVFLPIKWSKPPMPHHQHLRRFLSSVTARAAAAIPARRVPRSSGTSAQSARIRELGRLGRLCEAREVFDAMPFRDIIAWNSMIFAYCNNGMPDAARSLADTISGGNLRTGTILLSGYARAGRVRDARRVFDEMPLRNTVAWNAMVTCYVQNGDIALARSLFDAMPSRDVSSWNTMLTGYCHSRQMMDARKLFEQMPERNMVSWTVMISGYVLIEQHGKAWDIFRMMHHEGMSSEQPNLVSVLSAISNLGNLNILESIHALVHKAGFERDVVIGTAILNVYTRGVSMLDTAVKFFEGMTERNEYTWSTMIAALSQGGRIDDAVAIYQRDPIKSVPSRTAMLTGLARFGRIYDARILFDQIPEPNIVSWNAMITGYMQNEMVDEAEELFNRMSFRNTISWAGMIAGYAQNGRSEQALVLLQSLHRNGMLPSLSSLTSSLFACSNIEALETGKQVHSLAVKAGCQYNSYVCNALITMYAKCRNIGFVRQIFDRMTVRDTVSYNSLITALVQNNMLEQARDTFNNMPSRDVVSWTTIISAYAQADQGNEAVEMFRSMLQVHELPNSPILTILLGVGGNLGASKLGQQIHNIAVKLGMDSGLIVANALISMYFKCGSTDSLKVFYSMEEQDIFTWNIIITGYAQHGFGREAIRMYQQMESAGVLPNEVTFVGLLHACSHSGLVDEGRQFFKSMSSDYGLTPLLEHYACMVDLLGRAGDVQGALQFIYDMPIEPDAVIWSALLGACKIHKNVEIGRRAAEELFSIEPFNAGNYVMLSNIYSSQGMWDEVAKVRKLMKEQGVNKEPGCSWMQIKNRMHSFVTGDEEHEQIQEIHATLWELYTLLKATGYVPDTEFVLHDIDEEQKESSLLYHSEKLAVAYGLLVTPKGMPIQIMKNLRICGDCHAFVKSVSHVTKREIDIRDGNRFHHFRNGNCSCGDFW